From Bdellovibrio sp. KM01:
CCCACCCATTACACAATCCTTTTCTTAGATCTTGATCGATTTCGGATCGAAGTTGATTTTCACGTTAGAGTTCGCGTTCGGTACAGAGCTGCCGTGGAAAGTGATTGTCAAAGTTGCGGCATCATAAGTCCAACCGTTAACGGAGTCTTGTGGAACCACTGTGCCATCAACTGTCACAACGATCGATTCTGGAATCGGTTCGCGAGTCAGTTTGAAAGAGCTCGACAACTGGATGATTGAATCAGAGATCAACTCAAGAGTTGTACCGAAGTTTGAGCACAAGGAACCGTTGATACCACCAGTTTTGTTAGTGATTTCATGGTAACGAGTCGGGAACTTGTCAGTTTTCAATTGGTCGCGGCAAGCTGTGTCTTGGATCGCGATGTTGGAAACAGAATAGTTTCTGCCACCAGCTGTACCACCCGTATAAGTATCCAAGAAGTCGATGTAGTTTTGTACTGGATACAATTTACTGTTCGTGTAGCTTTCGCTGAAAGTGCTTACTGACTGAGAGAAGTCCTCTTCGTCAGATACGATGATGATTGCAAGTGTTGCGTCTGGACGACGGAAGCCAGCGTTGAATGGATCTTGAAGAATCTGTTTGATACTTTCAAAAGCGCGTTCGTCACCGTTACCATTGATGCCTTGTTTTACGTTAGTAATGAAGACATTGCTTAGGTTAGGAGTGTTTTTATCCATAACAAACACACCCGAGTGAGTGGAATCAACACCATCTCTAAGTCTGGCTTTAAGTGAGTTTGAGTTGAATTGTTTTTCCCAAGCATCAGTCGTACCCACAGCCATGTGGAAGTCACTGTTGTTTTGGTTAAAGCGAGAGATGAAGGACTGGAAGTTCGCAGCCAAGTTGTCTTGAGATGTTTTCATGGAACCAGAGTTGTCGATCACCCAAAGGATATCGATTTTCTTTGGAACGTAGACAGCTTCCTGCTTATACGAATCTGAATCAGCGAGGATCGAGTATGTTCCTCCACTTTTTCCGCAACCAGCTAGCATTGTTAGCGCTGAAGCAACTACTACTGATTTGCGAGCGATTTGATTGATCATACGGTTTGCCCTCCTGAGCCCCACCATGTTCGTGATGGATTCAGTTTCGTTTAATTAGTGACAAAACTGAAATTGACCGCAACCTAGTGATTTTATTTTTTTATTCAAAAACGGTTTCAATATGAGACGCGGTAAAGTATTGAAATCATAGATGGTGATCGCGAACACCACGGCAAAAATATTTTTCAGTCGTCAACATTTTGGACGTTTTGCGGGAAATATTTCTTGAGAACTCGGGGTAAGTCTGTGTTTTTTTAGGAAGTTCCTCGAATATGACGAACTTTTTGACGAATTTCACTTACATTTTTTGAGGTGGGTTGCGGGTAACGGCGATGTATTTTTGCTGAAAACGGTCGACCTTGTTTTCACTCGTACGGAATGTGGACGTAAATTTCCGCGGAAGTGGAAAGTCTTTCTGCATGTGTTCAGTTTGTTGATGTGGAGTTTTTGTGTTCTTCGGACAAAGAGTTCGACAGAAATTGGATTTTGTTTTTAGTGTCGAATGGGATCATTATATTTCATTTTGTGGGTTTTATTTTTTTGCAGATTGTGAGATGGAGAACTCACTCACTCACTCACCCTATATACTATTTTTGAAATAATCGATCTTCGTTCTATTCGGTTGTCTGTCAGTAAGTTCTATTTTCAATTTGTAGTCGTCGCTTGAACGTTCTGATGAGTGCGATCTGCATCTTTCTATTTCGTAGCTCTCTTGGCTGTATTTGTTTATGTCTTTATATTTGAAATATTTTTTGTAAGCCGCCGGGGCGGGAGAGGATTAATACCGAAACGGTGTCTACACGATGTCATTGAAAAAGTTGTAACATAAATATTGTTGACGGGATTTTCCTCATTCGAGGATTGGCTTGTTCGTTCGATTTCTTTGTTGAATTTGAAAAACACAAAATGCCTGTTTATCCCTCTAGGAAAGGCTTTTAACGCTTTTTATGGCCGGTTTAAATTTGATCTCAAGGCCACTGTAAAATTCCTCCGAAAAACCCGTGCTATAAGAATCTCATCGAAAGGACTTACATGAACAAACTTTCTAAGATGAATAATGATGAGCTCGAAGCTAGCTTTAAAACATTCGTAAAGAATGAGCGTAAGATTTTGCACATCATTCTTGAGCACGTAAAAGAAATCGATTCCCGCCGATTGTTCCTTGACCGTGGTTTTGATTCTACATTGAGCTATCTGATTCACACGCATGGTTACAGTAAAACTGCCGCTGAAAAAAGGCTGTATGCTGCTCGCTTATTAAGAGACGTACCAGAAATGGCGGGAAAGGTCGAAGAGGGCCGATTGAATCTGTCACAATTGTGCCAGGTCTCAAGCGCTATTAAACAAAAGGAACGGGTTCAGAAAACGGGTGTCTCCATTGAAGAAAAAGCTTCCTTG
This genomic window contains:
- a CDS encoding VWA domain-containing protein; this translates as MINQIARKSVVVASALTMLAGCGKSGGTYSILADSDSYKQEAVYVPKKIDILWVIDNSGSMKTSQDNLAANFQSFISRFNQNNSDFHMAVGTTDAWEKQFNSNSLKARLRDGVDSTHSGVFVMDKNTPNLSNVFITNVKQGINGNGDERAFESIKQILQDPFNAGFRRPDATLAIIIVSDEEDFSQSVSTFSESYTNSKLYPVQNYIDFLDTYTGGTAGGRNYSVSNIAIQDTACRDQLKTDKFPTRYHEITNKTGGINGSLCSNFGTTLELISDSIIQLSSSFKLTREPIPESIVVTVDGTVVPQDSVNGWTYDAATLTITFHGSSVPNANSNVKINFDPKSIKI